In Panthera tigris isolate Pti1 chromosome C1, P.tigris_Pti1_mat1.1, whole genome shotgun sequence, the following proteins share a genomic window:
- the CCDC27 gene encoding LOW QUALITY PROTEIN: coiled-coil domain-containing protein 27 (The sequence of the model RefSeq protein was modified relative to this genomic sequence to represent the inferred CDS: inserted 1 base in 1 codon) — MLLKFPYRSHGSGVQLQEVKTNHRKLGQTARPVSMETSVMPHTXPGSRRTRGFRSRSRPGLSRRTREPGSRRGRPSTASFRCPTAVSAPALRMLRAGALPPKKRSPEPNPLEKGVLPLQSVAGHGSCGGHGLSKSARALSRFYGKMDGRKQDADASAEDTSFTAELEELRKLFLARPDCPRFSTRATSMCPYGSAISAELSEELRVALDSWKATQDPFSSQQVDGRLLPFSKSACEFNYLRTSESRMISPVPSSPVLAHSQLRKHVPWYISVIHEKDHCLRTLGEEVQRLSQLEFLLRKKDEEVAALQEEREALKKQLKFLLQSKSQEILEQPSESAPKPLGKLSIPRPFFGDEEELQHRRQPQDECSATRRGKDLEVDGGQGDEAGEAEGGTGSGEAAPEEGAEVEEAEEEEVQGAEAQSKRSSSSLEEAFERELVAQLEEYEQVIWELQDELQVTRTRYSLATGAITSLQRRVGFQESRLRRVHTENEALQRELRERADQLRAMSNKFSNLREDKKHEEMMGLMEKDNFLLRQQVAELQSRLAKQEHIISELEAKVSQLQDQVSQKEGQLQRQKWLQEEMGSRNEMIQQAELQARVALESAQSRLERLRNNIIQATFSTSGTKSLATEISDNDILEALQRIISERADYYNQLKQKGIRTPPLHQSEAPSSQSKSKKLASK, encoded by the exons ATGCTTCTTAAATTTCCATATCGGAGCCACGGCAGCGGGGTCCAACTTCAG GAAGTTAAGACGAATCACAGAAAATTAGGCCAAACGGCACGGCCTGTTTCTATGGAGACGTCAGTGATGCCACACA CTCCCGGATCCCGCAGGACGCGGGGCTTCCGGAGCCGGTCCCGCCCGGGCCTGAGCAGGCGTACCCGTGAGCCCGGCTCCCGCAGAGGCCGACCGTCCACGGCGTCCTTCCGCTGCCCGACCGCGGTCTCTGCACCTGCCCTGAGGATGCTGCGGGCCGGAGCCCTTCCCCCCAAGAAGCGCAGCCCGGAGCCCAACCCGCTGGAGAAGGGCGTGCTGCCCCTGCAGAGCGTGGCCGGCCACGGCAGCTGCGGGGGGCACGGCCTCAGCAAGTCGGCTCGGGCCCTCAGCCGCTTCTACGGGAAGATG GACGGACGCAAGCAAGACGCCGATGCCAGCGCCGAGGACACCAGCTTCACGGCCGAACTGGAGGAGCTGAGAAAGCTGTTCCTCGCGCGGCCTGACTGCCCTCGGTTCAGCACCAGGGCCACGTCCATGTGTCCTTACG GTTCAGCCATCTCAGCCGAGTTATCCGAGGAGTTGCGCGTGGCACTCGATTCCTGGAAGGCGACCCAGGACCCGTTCTCCAGCCAGCAGGTGGACG GGCGCCTCCTTCCCTTTAGTAAGAGCGCCTGTGAGTTCAACTATTTGAGGACAAGCGAATCCCGGATGATAAGCCCGGTCCCCAGCAGCCCAGTCCTAGCGCACAGCCAGCTGAGAAAGCACGTGCCCTGGTACATCTCCGTCATCCATGAGAAG GATCACTGCCTGCGGACGCTGGGGGAGGAGGTGCAGCGCCTGTCCCAGCTGGAGTTCCTGCTTCGGAAGAAAGACGAGGAGGTCGCGGCCctccaggaggagagggaggccttGAAGAAGCAGCTGAAATTCCTCCTCCAAAGCAAAAGCCAAGAGATATTG GAGCAGCCCTCAGAGTCTGCACCAAAGCCCTTGGGGAAGCTGAGCATCCCGAGACCCTTCTTCGGAGACGAGGAGGAGTTGCAGCACAGAAGGCAG CCGCAGGACGAGTGTTCCGCGACCCGCAGGGGCAAGGACCTGGAAGTGGATGGCGGCCAAGGAGACGAGGCGGGAGAAGCAGAGGGCGGGACGGGCAGCGGGGAGGCTGCGCCCGAGGAGGGGGCTGAGgtggaggaggcggaggaggaggaggtgcagGGGGCCGAGGCTCAGTCTAAGAGAAGCTCGAGCTCCCTGGAAGAGGCCTTCGAGCGGGAGCTGGTGGCCCAGCTGGAGGAGTACGAGCAGGTGATCTGGGAGCTCCAGGACGAGCTGCAGGTGACCAGGACCAGATACTCGCTCGCGACAG GAGCCATCACGTCCTTACAACGCCGAGTGGGTTTCCAGGAGTCCCGGCTGCGGCGGGTGCACACGGAGAACGAGGCCCTGCAGAGGGAGCTTCGGGAGCGGGCGGACCAGCTACGCGCCATGTCCAACAAG TTCTCCAACCTCAGGGAAGACAAGAAACACGAAGAGATGATGGGCCTCATGGAGAAGGACAACTTTCTCCTCCGCCAG caaGTGGCGGAGCTGCAGAGCAGACTCGCCAAGCAGGAACACATCATCTCGGAGCTGGAGGCCAAGGTCAGCCAGCTGCAGGACCAGGTGAGCCAGAAGGAGGGCCAGCTGCAGAGACAGAAGTGGCTGCAGGAGGAGATGGGGAGCAGGAACGAGATGATCCAGCAGGCGGAGCTGCAGGCCCGCGTGGCCCTGGAGAGCGCGCAGTCCCGG CTCGAAAGACTAAGAAACAACATCATCCAGGCCACCTTCAGCACCTCCGGGACCAAGTCCTTGGCCACTGAGATCTCTGACAATGACATTCTGGAGGCCTTGCAG